A part of Bacillus thuringiensis genomic DNA contains:
- a CDS encoding phospho-sugar mutase, with the protein MNWKQEFSRWLSYAELDTELKEQLENMKQDEKKIEDSFYKNLEFGTGGMRGELGAGTNRLNVYTVRKATQGLAKFIEKSGEEAKKRGVVVAYDSRHKSPEFAMEVAATLGAHGITTYVFESLRPTPVLSFAVRHLHTVSGIVLTASHNPPEYNGYKVYGEDGGQLPPKEADELISYVNAVEDELTVEVANVEQLKADGLLHIIGQEVDDAYAAELNNVIINKEMVQNVGKDLKIVFTPLHGTSNISVRRGLEEVGFTDVTVVKEQELPDPNFSTVKSPNPEEHAAFEYAIRDGEKVGADVLIATDPDADRLGVAVRNHDGEFQVLTGNQTGALMLDYLLSQKKENGTLPENGVVLKTIVTSEIGRTIAKAYGLDTVDTLTGFKFIGEKIKQYEESGQYAFQFGYEESYGYLIRPFCRDKDAVQSVLFACEVAAYYKSQGKTLYDGLLEVFAKYGFFREDLVSLTLKGKDGAEQIQEMMATFRENPPKEVAGLTVVAVEDYKASIVTSLQDGHKEEIHLPKSNVLKYQLEDGSWFCLRPSGTEPKIKFYFGVQDNSLQNSEQKLLTIKEDIMNRL; encoded by the coding sequence ATGAATTGGAAACAAGAATTTAGTCGCTGGCTTTCATATGCAGAATTAGATACAGAATTAAAAGAGCAGCTAGAAAACATGAAGCAAGATGAGAAGAAAATCGAGGACAGTTTTTATAAAAATCTAGAGTTCGGCACAGGTGGTATGCGTGGTGAACTGGGTGCTGGTACGAACCGTTTAAACGTATATACAGTTCGTAAAGCGACACAAGGATTAGCGAAGTTTATTGAAAAGTCAGGTGAAGAAGCGAAAAAACGCGGTGTTGTTGTAGCGTATGATTCTCGTCATAAATCACCTGAATTTGCAATGGAAGTAGCTGCTACACTGGGTGCGCACGGTATTACTACATATGTGTTTGAAAGCTTACGTCCAACGCCAGTGCTTTCTTTCGCAGTTCGTCATTTACATACAGTAAGTGGAATCGTTCTTACGGCAAGCCATAATCCTCCTGAATATAACGGTTACAAAGTATACGGTGAAGATGGTGGGCAGTTGCCTCCAAAAGAAGCTGATGAGTTAATTAGCTATGTAAATGCAGTAGAGGATGAGTTAACAGTTGAGGTTGCTAATGTGGAGCAATTAAAAGCTGACGGTTTATTACATATTATTGGACAAGAAGTAGATGATGCATATGCAGCAGAATTGAACAATGTCATCATTAATAAAGAAATGGTACAAAATGTTGGTAAAGACTTAAAAATCGTCTTTACACCATTACATGGAACATCAAATATTTCTGTACGCCGTGGTTTAGAAGAAGTTGGATTTACAGATGTAACAGTTGTAAAAGAGCAAGAGTTACCAGATCCGAACTTCTCTACAGTGAAATCACCGAACCCAGAAGAGCATGCAGCGTTTGAGTATGCAATTCGTGACGGTGAGAAGGTAGGCGCAGATGTGTTAATCGCAACGGATCCTGACGCAGACCGCCTAGGCGTTGCAGTTCGTAATCACGATGGTGAGTTCCAAGTATTAACTGGTAACCAAACAGGTGCATTAATGCTTGATTACTTATTATCTCAAAAGAAAGAAAACGGAACGCTTCCAGAAAACGGTGTTGTATTAAAAACAATCGTAACGTCTGAAATTGGCCGTACAATCGCGAAAGCATACGGTTTAGATACAGTTGATACGCTAACTGGATTTAAATTTATCGGTGAGAAAATTAAACAGTATGAAGAAAGCGGACAATACGCATTCCAATTCGGTTATGAGGAAAGCTATGGTTATTTAATCCGTCCATTCTGTCGTGATAAAGATGCAGTACAATCTGTTCTATTTGCATGTGAAGTAGCTGCATACTACAAATCACAAGGTAAAACGTTATACGATGGTCTATTAGAAGTATTTGCGAAGTACGGTTTCTTCCGTGAAGACCTTGTATCGTTAACGCTAAAAGGAAAAGATGGAGCGGAACAAATCCAAGAGATGATGGCAACATTCCGTGAGAATCCTCCGAAAGAAGTAGCGGGCTTAACAGTTGTAGCAGTTGAAGACTATAAAGCGAGCATCGTTACATCTTTACAAGATGGACATAAAGAAGAGATTCACTTACCGAAATCAAATGTGTTAAAATATCAATTAGAAGATGGTTCTTGGTTCTGCCTACGCCCATCTGGAACTGAACCGAAGATTAAGTTCTACTTTGGTGTTCAAGATAATTCTTTACAAAATAGTGAACAAAAGTTACTTACTATTAAAGAAGATATTATGAATCGTTTATAA
- the cdaS gene encoding sporulation-specific diadenylate cyclase CdaS: MQEWGLSEELKIQTKQMIEIAEKELSIMRQAIDQEDECILCKMEDIHHMLANVQTLAATYYIQAYLSPYTESSHFITTAVQHLSARKHGALIVVERNETLHPFVQTGTTLNAHLTAPLLESIFYPGNPLHDGAVLVKNNHIVSAANILPLTKSTEVDSELGTRHRAAIGLSEKSDALILVVSEETGRTSFALNGTLYTISL; this comes from the coding sequence ATGCAAGAATGGGGCTTGTCAGAAGAGCTCAAAATACAAACAAAGCAAATGATTGAAATTGCCGAAAAAGAATTATCAATTATGAGACAAGCAATTGATCAAGAAGATGAATGTATTTTGTGCAAAATGGAAGATATTCATCATATGTTAGCAAACGTACAAACATTGGCAGCTACATACTATATTCAAGCGTATTTATCACCTTATACAGAAAGCTCACATTTTATCACAACAGCTGTTCAACATTTAAGTGCCCGAAAACATGGTGCTCTTATCGTTGTAGAACGAAACGAGACACTTCATCCTTTCGTTCAAACCGGAACAACGTTAAACGCTCATTTAACCGCACCACTGCTCGAATCCATTTTTTATCCAGGTAATCCTCTTCATGACGGAGCCGTTCTCGTTAAAAATAATCATATTGTTTCAGCTGCTAATATTCTTCCATTAACGAAAAGCACAGAAGTTGATTCTGAGCTAGGAACACGTCACAGAGCTGCTATTGGCTTATCAGAAAAAAGTGATGCGCTTATTTTAGTTGTCTCTGAAGAGACAGGTCGCACTTCATTTGCCTTAAATGGGACGTTATATACGATTTCTTTATAG
- the pepA gene encoding cytosol aminopeptidase yields the protein MFQVQKEFASHEAVIVALFEEEKTSSFVQELDKAFEGQLQVLLEEKELSTKKKAISKVHSLGKTNVKRYYFVGLGKKESYTTETLRAALGKAFKTLQAAKVQDAAILLDSFVTEKLDAIDVAHIAAEVQGLGTYELQTYKSDKKDRVELEKFTAITAEDAQEVEAALTVGYVHGRATNSARTLVNMPPNVLTATKLAEYAVELAEKYDMDYKVLEKEEMEDIGMGALLAVNQGSTEPPKMIALIYKGKEEWTDVIGFVGKGITYDTGGYSLKPREGMVGMKGDMGGAASVLGAMEIIGELRPEQNVIAVIPSTDNVVSGTAFKPDDVITSMSGKTIEVLNTDAEGRLALADGITYAKKLGANYLIDVATLTGGVIVALGNHTTGAMTNNEELFEQVLEASMETDESIWQLPIFDRDKERVRNSKFADLNNSPGREGHAVMAGTFLGEFAEDTPWVHLDIAGTSETSGAHDLGPAGATGAMVRTLATFVERFGEE from the coding sequence ATGTTTCAAGTACAAAAAGAATTCGCAAGCCATGAAGCGGTAATTGTTGCCTTATTTGAAGAAGAGAAAACGAGTAGTTTTGTACAAGAACTGGACAAAGCGTTTGAAGGACAATTACAAGTTTTATTAGAAGAGAAAGAACTTTCTACTAAGAAGAAAGCTATTTCGAAAGTACATAGTTTAGGGAAAACAAATGTGAAACGTTATTATTTCGTTGGTTTAGGAAAGAAAGAATCGTATACGACGGAAACATTACGTGCTGCTCTTGGTAAGGCGTTTAAAACACTGCAGGCAGCAAAAGTACAAGATGCAGCAATCTTACTTGATTCTTTCGTAACAGAGAAATTAGACGCGATTGATGTAGCTCACATTGCAGCAGAAGTACAAGGTCTTGGTACATATGAGTTACAAACGTATAAATCAGATAAAAAGGATCGTGTGGAACTAGAGAAGTTCACGGCTATTACAGCGGAAGATGCACAAGAAGTTGAAGCTGCATTAACAGTTGGATACGTACATGGACGTGCAACAAATTCAGCTCGTACACTTGTAAATATGCCGCCAAACGTATTAACAGCAACAAAGCTTGCTGAGTATGCTGTTGAGTTAGCGGAAAAGTATGATATGGATTATAAAGTTCTTGAGAAAGAAGAGATGGAAGATATTGGTATGGGTGCGTTACTTGCAGTAAACCAAGGTAGTACAGAGCCACCAAAAATGATCGCTCTTATTTATAAAGGAAAAGAAGAGTGGACAGATGTCATTGGATTCGTTGGAAAAGGGATTACATACGATACAGGTGGTTATTCTTTAAAACCACGTGAAGGCATGGTCGGTATGAAAGGTGATATGGGCGGTGCTGCTTCTGTATTAGGTGCAATGGAAATTATCGGTGAACTTCGTCCAGAGCAAAATGTGATTGCTGTTATTCCATCGACTGATAACGTTGTAAGTGGTACAGCATTTAAGCCAGACGATGTAATCACATCTATGAGCGGAAAAACAATTGAAGTATTAAATACAGATGCAGAAGGTCGCCTAGCGTTAGCTGATGGTATTACGTATGCGAAAAAACTAGGTGCAAACTATCTGATTGATGTTGCGACATTAACAGGTGGTGTAATTGTAGCACTTGGAAATCATACGACAGGCGCAATGACAAACAATGAAGAGTTGTTTGAGCAAGTGCTAGAGGCATCTATGGAAACAGATGAATCAATTTGGCAATTACCGATTTTTGATCGTGATAAAGAACGCGTTCGAAACAGTAAGTTTGCTGATTTAAATAACTCACCAGGTCGTGAAGGACATGCAGTTATGGCAGGTACATTCCTAGGTGAATTCGCTGAAGATACACCATGGGTACACTTAGACATCGCTGGAACATCTGAAACATCAGGAGCGCATGATTTAGGACCAGCTGGAGCAACAGGCGCAATGGTACGTACACTTGCAACATTTGTTGAGCGTTTCGGAGAAGAGTAA
- a CDS encoding 3D domain-containing protein — protein sequence MLKRYCIRIMMTCLLVSALCVTWNAFTGVSLLEIVKRYEGTSAKEVHAAEVKRNVAPSKEVINALEQAKDWSKYRSIEMTATGYTSGIESTGKRPGHPEYGITYSGVKAKRDLYSTIAADLRVFPIGTILFVPGYGYGVVADKGGAIKGNRLDLYYDTVKDVYSQWGKKKVNVYVVKVGDGKFSEEELTMLNQDETMQVFRGQYLKQR from the coding sequence ATGTTAAAACGATATTGTATTCGCATTATGATGACTTGTTTACTTGTATCCGCATTATGCGTAACATGGAATGCTTTCACAGGAGTTTCTTTATTAGAGATTGTAAAGAGATATGAGGGAACGAGTGCAAAAGAAGTACATGCAGCAGAAGTTAAGAGAAATGTTGCTCCGAGTAAAGAAGTGATAAATGCTTTAGAGCAGGCGAAAGACTGGTCTAAATATCGTTCAATTGAAATGACTGCAACAGGTTATACGTCAGGAATTGAGTCAACTGGTAAGAGGCCGGGACATCCGGAGTATGGTATTACATATTCAGGTGTTAAGGCGAAAAGGGATTTATATTCCACAATCGCAGCGGACCTACGCGTATTCCCAATTGGAACAATTTTATTCGTACCAGGTTATGGATATGGTGTAGTAGCTGATAAGGGCGGTGCAATAAAAGGAAACCGCCTTGATTTGTACTATGATACGGTGAAAGATGTTTATAGCCAATGGGGTAAGAAAAAAGTAAATGTGTATGTAGTGAAAGTTGGAGATGGTAAGTTTTCAGAGGAAGAGTTAACGATGTTAAATCAAGACGAAACGATGCAAGTATTTCGCGGTCAATATTTAAAACAAAGATAG
- a CDS encoding YuiB family protein — MSIPVLLISMMLFFILFFGIGFLLNMILRATWVMVIVYPIICMLIINKASMWDYFSKPKEAFSSFGTSVSHLGQADVFILSTGLVGAALAGIIIKKLRKSGYQMF; from the coding sequence GTGAGTATACCGGTACTACTTATTTCAATGATGTTATTCTTCATTTTGTTTTTTGGAATTGGATTTTTACTCAACATGATTTTGCGAGCTACGTGGGTAATGGTTATTGTGTATCCAATTATTTGTATGCTTATTATTAATAAAGCGAGTATGTGGGATTATTTTTCAAAGCCGAAAGAAGCGTTCTCTTCATTTGGGACAAGTGTATCGCATTTAGGACAGGCAGATGTGTTTATTCTATCTACTGGATTAGTAGGTGCTGCCTTGGCCGGAATTATAATTAAGAAACTTCGGAAAAGCGGATATCAAATGTTTTAA
- a CDS encoding NUDIX hydrolase gives MEKRGKVWLAVGGLVATKDGRWLFVKKKYSGLKGKWSLPAGFVNEGETVDEAVKREVLEETGIVAHVKGIIGVRSGVIRNEISDNMIIFLLEPEGENIIVQEKELSEVAFLHPHTIADDPNTSLLIKYLFEGRSELHLEMNKTLDPGEQFGYTAYHVFTAQTKEREKE, from the coding sequence ATGGAGAAACGAGGGAAAGTATGGCTAGCTGTTGGTGGCTTAGTAGCTACAAAAGATGGCAGGTGGCTGTTCGTTAAGAAAAAATACAGTGGATTAAAGGGGAAATGGTCTTTACCGGCTGGTTTTGTAAATGAAGGTGAGACGGTTGATGAAGCTGTGAAACGTGAAGTGTTAGAAGAGACAGGTATCGTCGCTCATGTGAAGGGGATCATTGGTGTTCGATCGGGTGTGATTCGCAATGAGATTAGTGATAATATGATTATTTTCCTTTTGGAGCCTGAAGGAGAAAACATTATTGTACAGGAGAAAGAATTGTCTGAAGTAGCATTTTTACATCCACATACGATTGCAGACGATCCAAATACGTCTTTACTTATCAAATATTTGTTTGAAGGAAGGTCAGAACTACATCTTGAGATGAACAAAACATTAGATCCAGGAGAGCAATTTGGTTATACAGCCTATCACGTATTTACGGCACAGACGAAGGAGAGGGAGAAAGAGTGA
- a CDS encoding NAD(P)/FAD-dependent oxidoreductase produces MKTPKIVVLGAGYGGMITTVRLQKALSVNEAEITLVNNNSYHYQATWLHESAAGTLQDEKICLDIQDVIDTNKVNFVQDTVVEIKAAEKRIILKDGELEYDYLVIGLGFESETFGITGLKEYAFSIANINATRQIREHMEASFAKYATEQRDELVTIVVGGAGFTGIEYVGELANRVPELCKEYNVPREKARIICVEAAPTALPGFDPALVEYAVKQLEKKGVEFRIGTAIKEATEEGIIVANGDDTELLKSETVVWAAGVRGNGIVEESGFEAMRGRVKVDEYMHAPGYEDVFMVGDAALIINEEINRPYPPTAQIAIQQGYNIAHNLTVLVRGKGEMKTFAFDNKGSVCSLGHDDAMGVVMGKKLTGWKASFMKKVIDNRYLFLLGGPLLVLKKGKLKLF; encoded by the coding sequence GTGAAGACTCCAAAAATCGTAGTTTTAGGTGCAGGTTATGGCGGGATGATTACGACTGTTCGTCTGCAAAAAGCATTATCTGTAAATGAAGCTGAAATTACGTTAGTAAATAACAACAGCTATCACTACCAAGCGACTTGGTTACACGAGAGCGCAGCTGGTACATTACAAGATGAAAAAATCTGTCTAGATATTCAAGACGTTATTGATACAAATAAAGTGAACTTTGTACAAGATACAGTAGTAGAAATTAAAGCTGCTGAAAAACGCATTATCTTAAAAGACGGCGAGTTAGAGTATGACTACTTAGTAATCGGTCTTGGTTTCGAATCAGAAACATTCGGAATTACAGGATTAAAAGAGTATGCATTCTCAATCGCTAACATTAATGCAACTCGTCAAATTCGTGAGCATATGGAAGCTAGTTTCGCTAAATATGCAACTGAACAACGCGATGAATTAGTAACAATCGTTGTTGGTGGTGCTGGATTTACTGGTATCGAGTACGTAGGTGAACTTGCAAATCGTGTTCCTGAACTTTGCAAAGAGTACAATGTACCACGTGAAAAAGCACGTATCATCTGTGTAGAAGCTGCTCCAACAGCACTTCCAGGTTTCGATCCAGCATTAGTAGAATACGCTGTAAAACAACTTGAGAAAAAAGGCGTAGAATTCCGCATCGGTACAGCAATTAAAGAAGCAACTGAAGAAGGTATTATCGTTGCAAACGGTGATGATACTGAATTACTAAAGTCTGAAACAGTAGTTTGGGCTGCAGGTGTTCGTGGTAACGGTATTGTAGAAGAGTCTGGCTTTGAAGCAATGCGCGGACGTGTAAAAGTTGATGAGTACATGCACGCTCCAGGATACGAAGATGTATTCATGGTTGGTGACGCAGCGTTAATCATTAACGAAGAAATTAACCGTCCATACCCACCAACAGCACAAATCGCAATTCAACAAGGTTACAACATTGCACACAACTTAACTGTATTAGTTCGTGGCAAAGGCGAAATGAAAACATTCGCATTCGACAATAAAGGATCTGTATGTTCATTAGGTCATGACGATGCAATGGGCGTTGTTATGGGCAAAAAGTTAACAGGTTGGAAAGCTTCCTTCATGAAGAAAGTTATCGATAACCGTTACCTATTCTTATTAGGTGGACCTTTATTAGTTCTTAAAAAAGGTAAATTGAAGTTATTTTAA
- a CDS encoding NAD(P)/FAD-dependent oxidoreductase produces the protein MAENQKVYDITIIGGGPTGLFTAFYGGMRQASVKIIESLPQLGGQLSALYPEKYIYDVAGFPKVRAQELVDNLKEQMKKFDPTVCLEEAVDTLEKQADGIFKLVTNKQTHYSKSVIITAGNGAFQPRRLELEGTAKYEKKNLHYFVDDMNKFAGKRVVVFGGGDSAVDWTMMLEPIADKVTIVHRRDKFRAHEHSVESLMNSRAEVSTPYVPVELIGDDKIEQVVLQHVKTEEKIIIDVDDVIINYGFVSSLGPIKNWGLDIQKNSILVNSKMETNIPGIYAAGDICTYEGKVKLIACGFGEAPTAVNNAKAYFDPSAKLQPMHSSSMF, from the coding sequence GTGGCAGAAAATCAAAAAGTTTACGACATAACAATTATTGGTGGTGGTCCAACAGGACTGTTCACAGCATTTTATGGCGGTATGAGACAAGCAAGTGTAAAAATCATTGAAAGCTTACCTCAACTTGGAGGACAATTATCCGCACTCTACCCTGAAAAATACATTTATGATGTAGCTGGATTCCCGAAAGTGCGCGCACAAGAATTAGTTGATAACTTAAAAGAGCAAATGAAGAAATTTGACCCAACCGTTTGTTTAGAAGAAGCTGTTGATACGCTTGAGAAACAAGCTGACGGTATATTTAAACTTGTTACGAATAAGCAAACTCACTATTCTAAATCAGTTATTATTACTGCTGGCAATGGTGCTTTCCAACCACGCCGCTTAGAATTAGAAGGGACAGCAAAGTACGAAAAGAAAAACTTACATTATTTTGTTGATGATATGAATAAATTTGCTGGTAAGCGTGTCGTAGTATTTGGCGGCGGCGACTCAGCAGTGGATTGGACAATGATGTTAGAGCCGATCGCTGACAAAGTTACAATCGTTCATCGCCGTGATAAATTCCGTGCGCATGAACATAGCGTAGAAAGCTTAATGAATTCTCGTGCAGAAGTAAGCACACCATACGTTCCAGTTGAACTCATTGGTGATGACAAAATTGAACAAGTCGTTCTTCAACACGTAAAAACAGAAGAAAAAATTATCATCGATGTCGATGATGTTATCATAAACTACGGCTTCGTTTCCTCTCTTGGTCCAATTAAAAACTGGGGCTTAGATATACAAAAAAACAGCATTCTCGTGAACTCAAAAATGGAAACAAATATTCCTGGCATTTACGCTGCTGGTGACATTTGTACATATGAAGGAAAAGTGAAACTCATTGCTTGCGGCTTTGGTGAAGCACCAACAGCAGTAAACAATGCAAAAGCTTACTTCGATCCAAGCGCAAAACTTCAACCGATGCATAGCTCAAGTATGTTTTAA